From a single Nicotiana tabacum cultivar K326 chromosome 8, ASM71507v2, whole genome shotgun sequence genomic region:
- the LOC107770739 gene encoding mannosyl-oligosaccharide 1,2-alpha-mannosidase MNS1 isoform X3, with amino-acid sequence MNFSRSGGDVVKKKDFADDPIDAQRREKVKDAMLHAWSSYEKYAWGHDELQPQTKKGVDSFGGLGATLIDSLDTLYIMGLDEQFQRAREWVASSLDFNKNYDASVFETTIRVVGGLLSAYDLSGDKLFLDKAKDIADRLLPAWNTPSGIPYNIINLSHGNPHNPGWTGGNSILADSASEQLEFIALSQRTGDSKYQQKVENVILELNRTFPDDGLLPIHINPERGTTSYSTITFGAMGDSFYEYLLKAWIQGNKTAAVGHYRKMWETSMKGLLSLVRRTTPSSFAYIGEKIGSSLNDKMDELACFAPGMLALGSSGYGPDESQKFLSLAEELAWTCYNFYQSTPTKLAGENYFFNDDGQDMTVGTSWNILRPETVESLFYLWRLTGNKTYQEWGWNIFQAFEKNSRIESGYVGLKDVNTGVQDDMMQSFFLAETLKYLYLLFSPSSLIPLDEWVFNTEAHPIKIVSRNDRAVSSGRSVGQTKSYRRPRTRREGRFGNK; translated from the exons ATGAATTTTAGTCGCAGTGGTGGTGATGTGGTGAAGAAAAAGGATTTCGCTGATGACCCCATTGATGCTCAACGAAGAGAAAAAGTGAAAGATGCTATGCTTCATGCCTGGAGTTCATATGAAAAATATGCATGGGGCCATGATGAACTTCAG CCACAAACAAAGAAGGGTGTTGACAGTTTTGGTGGTCTTGGGGCAACATTAATAGATTCTCTTGACACACTATATATCATGGGCCTGGATGAGCAGTTTCAGAGAGCTAGAGA GTGGGTTGCAAGCTCCTTGGATTTCAACAAGAATTATGATGCCAGTGTTTTTGAGACAACCATAAG AGTTGTAGGTGGACTTCTTAGTGCATATGATCTCTCTGGTGATAAGCTTTTCCTTGATAAGGCTAAAGATATTGCTGACAGACTGTTGCCTGCATGGAATACACCATCTGGCATCCCTTACAACATTATCAACTTGTCACATGGAAATCCGCATAATCCTGGGTGGACAGGG GGTAATAGTATCCTGGCAGATTCTGCCTCTGAGCAGCTTGAATTTATTGCTCTTTCGCAACGGACAGGAGACTCAAAGTATCAACAGAAG GTGGAGAATGTTATCTTAGAACTTAATAGAACTTTTCCAGATGATGGTTTGCTTCCAATACACATTAATCCCGAGAGAGGGACAACGTCATACTCCACTATAACGTTTGGGGCCATGGGGGACAG CTTTTATGAATATTTACTCAAGGCCTGGATACAAGGAAACAAAACAGCTGCTGTGGGACACTACAG AAAAATGTGGGAGACATCAATGAAAGGTCTTTTAAGCTTGGTGCGGAGGACTACCCCATCATCTTTTGCTTATATTGGTGAGAAGATCGGAAGTTCTTTAAATGACAAG ATGGATGAACTTGCATGCTTCGCTCCAGGAATGTTAGCTTTAGGGTCGTCTGGTTATGGTCCTGACGAGTCTCAGAAGTTCTTATCACTGGCAGAAGAG CTTGCTTGGACTTGCTATAACTTCTACCAGTCAACACCTACAAAATTGGCAGGAGAAAACTATTTCTTTAATGATGACGGGCAG GATATGACTGTGGGCACATCGTGGAACATACTAAGGCCAGAAACGGTTGAGTCTCTATTTTACCTCTGGCGTTTAACTGGAAACAAGACATACCAAGAGTGGGGTTGGAACATATTTCAAGCATTTGAAAAGAACTCGAGAATAGAGTCTGGATATGTTGGACTTAAAGAT GTTAATACCGGTGTGCAAGACGATATGATGCAAAGCTTTTTCCTTGCGGAGACTCTTAAATATCTCTACCTTCTTTTCTCACCCTCTTCACTCATTCCACTAGATGAGTGGGTCTTCAACACAGAGGCCCACCCCATAAAAATTGTTAGCCGGAATGATCGAGCAGTGAGTTCTGGAAGGTCAGTTGGACAAACCAAATCATATAGGCGGCCACGGACCAGGAGAGAAGGCCGATTTGGTAATAAGTAG
- the LOC107770739 gene encoding mannosyl-oligosaccharide 1,2-alpha-mannosidase MNS1 isoform X2 — translation MGPSVLWQLEELKDGRGISGEKMNFSRSGGDVVKKKDFADDPIDAQRREKVKDAMLHAWSSYEKYAWGHDELQPQTKKGVDSFGGLGATLIDSLDTLYIMGLDEQFQRAREWVASSLDFNKNYDASVFETTIRVVGGLLSAYDLSGDKLFLDKAKDIADRLLPAWNTPSGIPYNIINLSHGNPHNPGWTGGNSILADSASEQLEFIALSQRTGDSKYQQKVENVILELNRTFPDDGLLPIHINPERGTTSYSTITFGAMGDSFYEYLLKAWIQGNKTAAVGHYRKMWETSMKGLLSLVRRTTPSSFAYIGEKIGSSLNDKMDELACFAPGMLALGSSGYGPDESQKFLSLAEELAWTCYNFYQSTPTKLAGENYFFNDDGQDMTVGTSWNILRPETVESLFYLWRLTGNKTYQEWGWNIFQAFEKNSRIESGYVGLKDVNTGVQDDMMQSFFLAETLKYLYLLFSPSSLIPLDEWVFNTEAHPIKIVSRNDRAVSSGRSVGQTKSYRRPRTRREGRFGNK, via the exons ATGGGCCCATCTGTGCTCTGGCAG CTGGAAGAGTTGAAGGATGGTCGAGGTATATCAGGTGAAAAGATGAATTTTAGTCGCAGTGGTGGTGATGTGGTGAAGAAAAAGGATTTCGCTGATGACCCCATTGATGCTCAACGAAGAGAAAAAGTGAAAGATGCTATGCTTCATGCCTGGAGTTCATATGAAAAATATGCATGGGGCCATGATGAACTTCAG CCACAAACAAAGAAGGGTGTTGACAGTTTTGGTGGTCTTGGGGCAACATTAATAGATTCTCTTGACACACTATATATCATGGGCCTGGATGAGCAGTTTCAGAGAGCTAGAGA GTGGGTTGCAAGCTCCTTGGATTTCAACAAGAATTATGATGCCAGTGTTTTTGAGACAACCATAAG AGTTGTAGGTGGACTTCTTAGTGCATATGATCTCTCTGGTGATAAGCTTTTCCTTGATAAGGCTAAAGATATTGCTGACAGACTGTTGCCTGCATGGAATACACCATCTGGCATCCCTTACAACATTATCAACTTGTCACATGGAAATCCGCATAATCCTGGGTGGACAGGG GGTAATAGTATCCTGGCAGATTCTGCCTCTGAGCAGCTTGAATTTATTGCTCTTTCGCAACGGACAGGAGACTCAAAGTATCAACAGAAG GTGGAGAATGTTATCTTAGAACTTAATAGAACTTTTCCAGATGATGGTTTGCTTCCAATACACATTAATCCCGAGAGAGGGACAACGTCATACTCCACTATAACGTTTGGGGCCATGGGGGACAG CTTTTATGAATATTTACTCAAGGCCTGGATACAAGGAAACAAAACAGCTGCTGTGGGACACTACAG AAAAATGTGGGAGACATCAATGAAAGGTCTTTTAAGCTTGGTGCGGAGGACTACCCCATCATCTTTTGCTTATATTGGTGAGAAGATCGGAAGTTCTTTAAATGACAAG ATGGATGAACTTGCATGCTTCGCTCCAGGAATGTTAGCTTTAGGGTCGTCTGGTTATGGTCCTGACGAGTCTCAGAAGTTCTTATCACTGGCAGAAGAG CTTGCTTGGACTTGCTATAACTTCTACCAGTCAACACCTACAAAATTGGCAGGAGAAAACTATTTCTTTAATGATGACGGGCAG GATATGACTGTGGGCACATCGTGGAACATACTAAGGCCAGAAACGGTTGAGTCTCTATTTTACCTCTGGCGTTTAACTGGAAACAAGACATACCAAGAGTGGGGTTGGAACATATTTCAAGCATTTGAAAAGAACTCGAGAATAGAGTCTGGATATGTTGGACTTAAAGAT GTTAATACCGGTGTGCAAGACGATATGATGCAAAGCTTTTTCCTTGCGGAGACTCTTAAATATCTCTACCTTCTTTTCTCACCCTCTTCACTCATTCCACTAGATGAGTGGGTCTTCAACACAGAGGCCCACCCCATAAAAATTGTTAGCCGGAATGATCGAGCAGTGAGTTCTGGAAGGTCAGTTGGACAAACCAAATCATATAGGCGGCCACGGACCAGGAGAGAAGGCCGATTTGGTAATAAGTAG
- the LOC107770739 gene encoding mannosyl-oligosaccharide 1,2-alpha-mannosidase MNS1 isoform X1: protein MGRSRSSGNRWRYINPSYYLKRPMRLALLFIVFVFGTFFFWDRQTLVRDHQEEISKLHEEVIRLQNLLEELKDGRGISGEKMNFSRSGGDVVKKKDFADDPIDAQRREKVKDAMLHAWSSYEKYAWGHDELQPQTKKGVDSFGGLGATLIDSLDTLYIMGLDEQFQRAREWVASSLDFNKNYDASVFETTIRVVGGLLSAYDLSGDKLFLDKAKDIADRLLPAWNTPSGIPYNIINLSHGNPHNPGWTGGNSILADSASEQLEFIALSQRTGDSKYQQKVENVILELNRTFPDDGLLPIHINPERGTTSYSTITFGAMGDSFYEYLLKAWIQGNKTAAVGHYRKMWETSMKGLLSLVRRTTPSSFAYIGEKIGSSLNDKMDELACFAPGMLALGSSGYGPDESQKFLSLAEELAWTCYNFYQSTPTKLAGENYFFNDDGQDMTVGTSWNILRPETVESLFYLWRLTGNKTYQEWGWNIFQAFEKNSRIESGYVGLKDVNTGVQDDMMQSFFLAETLKYLYLLFSPSSLIPLDEWVFNTEAHPIKIVSRNDRAVSSGRSVGQTKSYRRPRTRREGRFGNK from the exons ATGGGGAGGAGTAGATCGTCCGGCAATAGGTGGAGGTACATCAATCCATCTTACTATTTGAAACGGCCTATGCGTCTCGCATTGCTTTTCATTGTTTTTGTATTTGGTACTTTCTTCTTTTGGGATCGACAAACTTTAGTCCGAGATCACCAG GAAGAGATCTCTAAGTTGCATGAAGAAGTGATACGGTTGCAAAATCTG CTGGAAGAGTTGAAGGATGGTCGAGGTATATCAGGTGAAAAGATGAATTTTAGTCGCAGTGGTGGTGATGTGGTGAAGAAAAAGGATTTCGCTGATGACCCCATTGATGCTCAACGAAGAGAAAAAGTGAAAGATGCTATGCTTCATGCCTGGAGTTCATATGAAAAATATGCATGGGGCCATGATGAACTTCAG CCACAAACAAAGAAGGGTGTTGACAGTTTTGGTGGTCTTGGGGCAACATTAATAGATTCTCTTGACACACTATATATCATGGGCCTGGATGAGCAGTTTCAGAGAGCTAGAGA GTGGGTTGCAAGCTCCTTGGATTTCAACAAGAATTATGATGCCAGTGTTTTTGAGACAACCATAAG AGTTGTAGGTGGACTTCTTAGTGCATATGATCTCTCTGGTGATAAGCTTTTCCTTGATAAGGCTAAAGATATTGCTGACAGACTGTTGCCTGCATGGAATACACCATCTGGCATCCCTTACAACATTATCAACTTGTCACATGGAAATCCGCATAATCCTGGGTGGACAGGG GGTAATAGTATCCTGGCAGATTCTGCCTCTGAGCAGCTTGAATTTATTGCTCTTTCGCAACGGACAGGAGACTCAAAGTATCAACAGAAG GTGGAGAATGTTATCTTAGAACTTAATAGAACTTTTCCAGATGATGGTTTGCTTCCAATACACATTAATCCCGAGAGAGGGACAACGTCATACTCCACTATAACGTTTGGGGCCATGGGGGACAG CTTTTATGAATATTTACTCAAGGCCTGGATACAAGGAAACAAAACAGCTGCTGTGGGACACTACAG AAAAATGTGGGAGACATCAATGAAAGGTCTTTTAAGCTTGGTGCGGAGGACTACCCCATCATCTTTTGCTTATATTGGTGAGAAGATCGGAAGTTCTTTAAATGACAAG ATGGATGAACTTGCATGCTTCGCTCCAGGAATGTTAGCTTTAGGGTCGTCTGGTTATGGTCCTGACGAGTCTCAGAAGTTCTTATCACTGGCAGAAGAG CTTGCTTGGACTTGCTATAACTTCTACCAGTCAACACCTACAAAATTGGCAGGAGAAAACTATTTCTTTAATGATGACGGGCAG GATATGACTGTGGGCACATCGTGGAACATACTAAGGCCAGAAACGGTTGAGTCTCTATTTTACCTCTGGCGTTTAACTGGAAACAAGACATACCAAGAGTGGGGTTGGAACATATTTCAAGCATTTGAAAAGAACTCGAGAATAGAGTCTGGATATGTTGGACTTAAAGAT GTTAATACCGGTGTGCAAGACGATATGATGCAAAGCTTTTTCCTTGCGGAGACTCTTAAATATCTCTACCTTCTTTTCTCACCCTCTTCACTCATTCCACTAGATGAGTGGGTCTTCAACACAGAGGCCCACCCCATAAAAATTGTTAGCCGGAATGATCGAGCAGTGAGTTCTGGAAGGTCAGTTGGACAAACCAAATCATATAGGCGGCCACGGACCAGGAGAGAAGGCCGATTTGGTAATAAGTAG